A genome region from Streptomyces antimycoticus includes the following:
- the bldC gene encoding developmental transcriptional regulator BldC, translating to MTARTPDAEPLLTPAEVATMFRVDPKTVTRWAKAGKLTSIRTLGGHRRYREAEVRALLAGIPQQRSEA from the coding sequence ATGACCGCTCGCACCCCTGATGCCGAGCCGCTGCTGACCCCGGCTGAGGTTGCCACGATGTTCCGCGTGGACCCGAAGACGGTCACTCGCTGGGCGAAGGCAGGCAAACTCACGTCCATCCGCACGCTCGGAGGGCATCGGCGCTACCGCGAAGCGGAGGTCCGTGCACTTCTTGCGGGCATCCCGCAGCAGCGCAGCGAGGCCTGA
- a CDS encoding DUF6274 family protein — translation MTTSARHETRALLRAHLAAAAGYRHFTRHCPICHRLLRLAMEPSAADEAGDRAGDGAGNGVGDEADDGAGHQATAAAPPPTR, via the coding sequence ATGACGACGTCCGCGAGGCATGAGACCAGGGCGCTGCTGCGCGCCCATCTGGCGGCTGCCGCGGGCTACCGCCACTTCACCCGGCACTGCCCGATCTGCCATCGCCTGCTGCGGCTGGCGATGGAGCCCTCGGCGGCCGACGAGGCGGGTGACAGGGCTGGCGACGGGGCCGGCAACGGAGTTGGGGACGAGGCCGACGACGGGGCCGGCCACCAGGCGACGGCCGCCGCTCCACCGCCAACTCGGTAA